GGCAATAGTTTTATCCTGCCATACTATATTTTGCTGTTAGAAGAATGTCTTTCCGTTTGGAACGACAACACACCGAAGATAACAAAGAAATGAAGCTTGAAGAGAACAAACATGCCGATTTCGATTTCACCAATAAAAATACCACCAAGAAGAGTGAAACCGACAGCAAGAGCCAGCATAATAAGGACAACGACAGCAGCCAGAATGCGGTGCAGAGAATCACTATACCAGAAGACGCCGCAGCTTACATTGCTGCCAAACGTAAAGGCAGTCTAGAGGTATCGCTGGCTGGACCGACCAAGGATAGCAGCAAGGTATCTGCCTCTGCTTCTATTGTCGGCGAGGCAGGGACGGTGGATGAGGAATCCCCCGGGTGTGCGCACCCTGCATTTGGTAAGTTGATAGTTACACGTCCAACCGTGCCTGGTTTAGATGAGGCTGATTGTATGGGCCAGAGTTATACTGGATAAAAGAGCATCTTTTGCGGCGGAAGAAAAGCCTAGATGGCTGCTGTGACGAGGTCCCCGAATACGAAGTTGTGCGGTACTTCGACTGCGACGCGAATCCGAAGTACCAGCATGTACATCCTGGGACGGTGACAGTGCAGGGATACGGAATAGAGCTGTGGGACTACGAGCGGACACACGGCTCTGGACTAAGGGATGTGGagaagaattatttttatcaCATTGGTGAGCTCCCAGAGCCAGGCGCTAAAGAACTCATCAGACGGCTGAATGAGCTGCGGAACGAAGATGAGGGAAGAGCGCTGGGCGAGAATCTGGACTACGACGAGGCAGACCTTGAAGAGTTTGTAGGGGATTCCGCACTTGCAATTGCAGACGGGGAGAGGAGCATTGATGCGATGTTGTATGTGTGTCTTGCTGTGCTGAATCGGGAGGACACGTTCAAGAATCTCGCCACGCGGTTTACCATTGCGCAGGAGTGGACTCATTTACAGGGGGAAGGCATATTGGGGATAatgggcttcttctggcaGATGGTAATCACGGGTGAGATTGCGAGGCGTTTGGACAGGAGCAGCGCGCCGATAAAAGAGCAGAGCCAGATGGATGGGATGTCGCTCCAGGTGGTTGCGTCGCTGATTGTGTACGACTTGTGGATACGGAATGTCGATTTGAAGATTAGCGACGAACTGCCGATGCCACCGGCCAAGGATGTCTCATCCGAGGAGCGTATAGAGGCAGAAGTGTTGCTTCGAATGGCTGAAAAGTTCATGGCAGACACCCGGCCGGACGTAGCTGCAGAATCCCTCGAAGAGGCTGTAGCTATTGATCCTGCCAACGTCGAATATCGGCGCAGAAGATGCCGTGCGCTCCATAAGACGGCCGAGCTCGACGCGCTTAtaggagatgaggaggactCGGAGATGCGGTATGCCGAACTTACAGTGGAGGCCAAATACTTGACTCAGTATGCCCCCGATGACTGGCAAGCGTGGGAACTCCTGGCCGAAGCACAGACGGGGCGTGGAGCACTGAAGAAGGGACTGAAAGCCTATGAACAGGCCCAGTCTGTTGCAACAAGtgaggaggacaagaagtGCCTGGGCAGCAAGATCGTCGAAGCGCGAGTTGCCCTCGTGGAAGAGTTCCTCGACTCGGTACGGCTGGAAGACAAGGTAGAACAGCACGAAGCTCTGAGGGGTATAAGAGACTGGGAATATGACTTTGTAGGCGGAATTATGAGATTCCATTCTAACGTACATGGACGTCAAGAGCAAGGGCTGGTAGCGTTTGCAAAGGGCATCGAATGGCCGCATGTTGATGAAGCTACACAAAGGATTGGGAGCGTCTACGACTGTCTTTACACTGGTGGCGAAAGCAACTTGCCGGCCAACATTCACGACTGGTTGTATGGTCTGGTGCTACCGGGGAGGTTCTTTGCGTACAATTTgatggcctgcttggccaTATGTACCCCTTCTCTGTCCCTCGGTGTCCCGCCGAGTGCCAGTCATGGTCTGATTCTGGGGGATATCTCATATTGGCCCATACAGACCGGGATGGGCCGCGTCTTGGGTGGCATCTCGGGCATAGGAtcactggctggctggataGGGCCCTGCTATTCCGTCACGCTTGATGTAGAAACGGAGGCTGAGAGTGATAGAACGACGAGGTGGGTGTTTGTAGGTGGAGAGCGTGTGGACCCAGGGCTGCAGAGAAGCGGCGAAATGCTGGAATCGTTCGACAACGATGGCACAGCTTCTTATATAGTCGAGATCAAGGAGCCCGCGAAATGGACGACGCCTGAGCCTCCAGTCCGAGATACCAGCCAGTACAACCTGAAAGCCGTCTACCTGAAGCCCGCCGAAGAGGGTCAAAAAGCCGAATTTACTGCGAGAATGATATTCGAAGTGAATAAACCGACACCAGTTGAGGTCCCTTTACAGGCTACCCCAGTTTTCGTCGTGCCTCCCCCGTGTCAGCCATCTGATCCCACAGGGCACCCTATCCATGACCATGAGCTGGGAATAAACCCAGGGGAGAGCTGGACTCCAGACAGACTTTTAGACGACGATGTGTTCGACAATGCTCGTACCGCCGATGTACTTGTTATCAATGCCACCGGTAAAGGGGCTGAGGTTATGGCTCGTGCAGTATGTGCTTTCCGTGGGATGAATGCAGTGACTCGGATATGTGGAGGTCCTTGCTTTGCGTGTACTTTGAAGTCGGCGCGGTCGTTGAAGATTAACACTGTGATTTGGTGCGATTGACGAGTGTTGTTAAATATACATATGTTTTATGCACTGTTCATATGGTTCATAACTACCAAAACAGGTTTAGGCCCTGTGAAGGATGTCAGACTGGATAACACGCAATACAGACCCTTACCAAGTAACTTACTAGGTAACTAAGGGTGCCCTTTTGAGTCAAGTGGTAAAATTGTTCCACAAAGGAGGGGCTGTCAGTGAGATTATTGCACTCCTCGACAACACAgaaaaacaacaaaaccaaaCAAGAGAATAAACAACTTAAGCACAATGTCTGAATCCTCGTTCTGCTACGGACAGCCTCGCCTCGAGAATGATCTCGTGTCCCTCGAACCGTTCAATGTAAGACTAAGCCACCCATTATCCCTCTGACAGAAGGATTCTGACGCACTGTATACAGCCCACGCATCACGTCACAAAATTTATGGCGCAGAAAAGGGAACATCCAGAGCTATTCCAATATGTGTTGTTCCCTGATATCTCAACCGACGAAGAGTTTCTCGAAAAGGTATACAAAGAGCACATCGCCACTGCACCAGGCGAGTGTCTCTATGCAATTATCGACAAGACCTACACGCCcgaaggccaaggccagAACCAGGAACAGGATCCTAGTGCAAACTACGCAGGAACAATAGCTCTGTCAAACACAAACACGGACAATGCGTCTACCGAGATAGGGATTGTGATCTTCCCGTCGTTCCAGCGTACGCATGTCGCGAGCAATGCTATCGGGCTTTTGCTGCGCTACACACTCGACCCGCCTTCCTTGCGCGGATTAGGGATTCGGCGTGTTGAGTGGAAGTGTCATACAGCCAACGAGGCGTCGAAGAGGGTTGCGCTGCGGATGGGATTCACCCTTGAAGGAGTACTGCGCTGGGACAGGGCGTTTCACGGGCCGTTTGGAGTTCCTGTTGATGCTCTTGAGAAGAGGAATGGGACGACCGGTGAGGCGAGGGGGAGACATACCGCTGTGTTTTCGATTGTTTGGGAtgagtgggaggagaagcgTGTTAGGGTTTTGGAACAGTTGGAAAGGACGAAATAGCCATGTTGGCCTTGCTGTTGGGGTCTATTTGCAGGGGGGACGTATAGAATAGACCTCTATTATACCCAGAATATGATGGTATATTCAGATGGAGTGGCAGAGACAGTGTATAGTCCATGCTGTATACTGAGGCGCCGAGGATTCCCCAAACGGAATAGCGCGATGGGCTCCACAGAAACAACTCCAGCGCTGAACCTGCAAGTGACCTCCACGACAGATCCAAAATGCCCAGCCAGTATAGATCCCTCGCGATTTATTAAACTCAACCTTATCGCACGGCAGCTCTTCTCCGATCTGCCTGTGTAACTATCCCCGCACAATGCCACGCGCCGGTATGCAGCTCACCCTCCGATTCCCGTCACCTTAGGCTAACCAACCAACACCAGGCCCCGCTTGTATGACCTGTCGGGAAAAATGTCGCAAATGTGACCGCGGCCGACCTAGCTGCCAGCGCTGCATTTCCAAGGGCCTTGTGTGTCGCGGGTACCCCGATCAATTCCGCTTCTGCGGTATTGCCAGTCGCGGGAAGTGGAAAGATGCACGCATTCCTGCGGCTGACAAGGACATCCCCAGCCAGGCGCAAGAAAGTCCAAATTCAGGCGAGGAGCAGCTGCATACGATTATCAGCGCTGGATCTACCCCGCCTATGCCTGAGCCGCGGAGGTCGAAGCGGCTGACGATCGATGCCATGTTGGTGGACTCTGcgccggtggaggaggatattACGACGTTGCTTAAATCAAGTCAAACGAAGACTCTTATTCATCACTGTAAGACTGCGAAGTGACAGTATTGGAACAATACTAATGCGGCCCAGATGATAACTTTATTTGCTGCCACCAGTTGGCGGAGATTGGGGACGAGAAGGATAACCCGTACAGAGCGTACATTATGCCCTTAGCTAAAAAGCAAATCGGGCTGCTATATGCCGTTCTGGGCTTTTCTGCCGTGCATCTTGGAAGGCTTACGGAGGACACCACTCTGCATGAAACGACGGCCGTTGAGTACAGAATGAAGGCGATCCGCGCTTTGGGCGAGCAGATCTACAAGAGCCAGACTACGTCATTaccggaggaggagcaggatgcTATTTTTGCAACGATCCAGATTTTATTACTGCATGATGTAAGTGACTCTTGAGACATAACAACCTCTGCTAACTGATGGTAGATTGCGGAAACTGGGATATCTGAGCATGGGGTTCACATCACAGGGGCAATGTCTGTGTGTAAAAGCATTCTCGCTGCAGAGGGATTCAACGGTCGGCGGCAGAGAGCTGTTTTCTTCATAGGTAATCTTGCCTGGTAAGTCCCCTTGAAGACTGTATGTTCGTGCGctaacagcagcaggctAGATATTATCCGAGCCTTTTCTGGAACTAGACGGCTCTGCTTTACCCAAGATATCCGCGAGATGGTCGCCAGTGCCAGCGGCGATAGATTCGAACTGGTCAATGGCTGCCCGCGAGAgatcttcctcgtcattggACGAGTTCTGGATAAAGCAAAGGAGTACAAAAACGGCTGGACAACTGACGACGACTTCCGTTCCGCATTACTCCTCGCGAACCGGGAGCTATACTCCTGGAACCCGAGAGACAAAACATACCCAAGTGCAGACCCGCGTTGGCGGAAGGTGGCCGTGGCGTTTCAGTTTGCCTGTATACTGCATGTACATCGATTGCTGGACCCATTACGGCCGGCAAGAAGTCCTGAGATACAAGAAGCTGTCGCAAAGATTCTGGATTCGACGGCTGATATTCCTGCCGACTGTTCCCTGATCGAGCTGCTAATCCTTCCGTTGTTCATGGCGGGCGCGGACTCGCTTTCTCCGCATTCACAATATTATGTCCTTGCAAGGTACAGGGAAATAGAACGACGATCCGAGATGCGCAACCCTGTACCGACCGATCTCTTGAAGCAGCTGTGGGCAGCTCGCTCTGAGCAGGCGCCTGGCCACGAGGAGAACATTTCCTGGCGAGATTTTGTAAGCCCGTTGCTTCAATTGCGTGTTCCATATTTACTGACATGAATAGACCTGTTTCCCGCAATTGACGCGACAGCATGATTTCCTGATAATTTGATTACTTCGTATAGTTGAAGATATTGTCCTGTGGCGCCGGCGGAGTCCGGTCGGAGGTGCCGCTACCTGCCTAATCTGGAAGTATCACCAACCGGTGGGGCACTGGGTCTGAGTGACGAGACCGCAGATGCAAGAGGCAAAAGCATCAAccaagcaaacaaaccccGCTGATCGCTTGGCCAAGGTTATAAGAGGGAGGGGCATACCCCTCGTTTTCCAATTCATTTGCAAACTCACACTCACAACGAATCACCATGGCTACCTCGAAAGAATGGCAGAAGATGCTCAACGGCGAGCTCTACTGGGCCTGGGACGCCGATCTACAGGCTAATCGCGAGCGATGCAAAGAAGCTTGCAAAAAGTTCAATGAGGCAGGGCCAGTTTCTCGACGGCGGCGCGTCGAACTATGGCGAGAGTGAGTGGTGTCGCATACCCAGCAACTCCCATCAGTGCAAGCTAACAATCGCACCAGTATCGTTTGCGACACTCGCCCGATGCCGCCAGTAAATCCAGACCCAGCTGCCGATGAAAAGCTTTTCGAGAAAACCGACCCCGTCGTCGACCCCCCGATCTCCGTCGACCACGGGCTGAACTTCAAAGTCGGCGCGGGCAGCTTCATCAACTTCGACACGACCGTTCTCGACACGTGCTTGATTACAATTGGCGAGCGGGTGCTCTTTGGTCCTCACATTCGTATCTACGGTGCGACGCACCCGATGGATCCGGCTGAGCGGCGCGGACTGGAGGGGCCCGAGGCCGGAAAAGAAATCCACATTGAGGATGATGTGTGGATTGGAGGGAGTGCGATTATTCTTGCCGGTGTGAGGATTGGGCGGGGAAGTACAGTTGGTGCGGGCTCTGTTGTGACTAAGGTATGTATACCAGCTCCGCACTTCTGCTTGTGTCACGTCGCTaactgctgcaggatgttCCTCCGTTCCATTTTGTTGCTGGGAACCCCGCAAGGGTTATTCGCAAGATCGAGTCGAGCATGGAAACAGAGCAGCCGAATGCCGCATCTGGGACGGCGTAATTCGGCTACAGGTCTTGATAGGGTCGGACCTTTGAAGGAGGTAGAAATATTCATGGCATAAAGAGCTCTAGCGAATGTTATTTTCTCTATCGCTGAGCCTGACCACCGCGAAGTATACTGTCAGGTACATACAGCGGGTTAACTCATCCCAGCGCActgcatcatcatcagcataACTCCCCGGCTATAAGGGTCAATTACGCTTACTTTATAACAAGATACCTGCACCTTTAAATGGAATTCAGCGATATACCATAAACTATCCGAAGATCAGCacgagaagctggagacttCGAATGAGTGGCGCGCtaagataaaaataagcCAGTTGAATTTGATTACCAGCCATAACATACATCTTGTTGTTTCTATTATACCCTGTTTGACCCGTTTGCACTTTCAAAGAGTATATAAGCCTCTACGATAAATAAACCACTACATTCTTCTTACATCTCTCGAAACCCTCGCTTACCTCCCCATTTCCAAACACCATGTCTTCAACATCgcaacccctccacccccaagaATTCCACAGTCCGGGCTGGGACTACGAGGCCCGAACCCCAGTAGTCGACGGCAAATACTACGACCGCAAGACAGGCGAGCTGCGCACGGCGTCCGGACCATCGTACTCGGGCCCACCGGACGTCGACATCATTATCCAGAATTTACATCAAGATACAAACAATCGTCTTTACCGTGCCGCGAGGCCGTTTCCCGTGGAGATTCTTTTGTTTGGGATTATGAAGATTGTCAATGAGAGGGAGCTACGGTTGGATTCTTTGACTGCGACGGCTTATGCGATTAGGGTTATTGTTGCGCATGAGATGACGGTTGCTGAGTGGGATGGGgttgtggatgagatggcgaATGGGATTTGGAAGCAGGAGTgatttatagatatatgCTAGGAAGGGTAATATGGTTCCTGGTAGTATGATGGCCCTGTCGCTGTTAAGTCGGCGTATGAGGTATGACTTAGGACATTCAATCAATCATCTGTATTCATGACACGTCGAAAATACTTCACAATCAACTTTCGCAAGTTGCAACATCTAAAActacttatatatctacAGCATCGCCTTCGGGAACGTCTTAAACGCCTGTCTCACACCCAAGTCCGCCAGGATCTCTTCTGTCCCACCGAGAATCGCATCGAATTTGTACGTGCGGTTGAACATCTCAATGACTCTGCCCATGCCTGACTGCGTGATACCACGCCCCCCGAAGATATTCGTGGCCTGTTCAGCGACCTCGCCGGCGCACCGGGTGACGTGGGACTTTAGTAGACCGATTGGCCCACCTAGAAGCTTGGACTGTTCGGCGTAGGTCATGTTGCACATTTGGTATGCGATGGATTCGAGCCAGGCTTGGTTTGATTCTGTTAGGGAGATCATTCGGGCGAGTCTAGAACAATTAGCATCAGTAGTTCTTTTGCATGGTATGGATAACTGGATAGGTAGGGAGTGGACATACTTCTGTCTAATTACAGGCTGGTCGACCAGTCTCTTTCCGAAGACAATGCGCTGGTTACACCACTTCATGCACTCCTCGACGACGTTCATGGTGGCTCGGACAACCGCGCACACCATCATGAAGCGCTCGTGGTTGAAGTTCGACATGACCACGATGAAACCCTTGTGCTCATCGCCGAGAAGGTTCTCGACGGGGACCTTGACGTTGTTGAACTCGACAAACGCTGTTCCGGCCGTGGTCGAGTATGAGGTCTTGATCTGGTTCGTCTCGACGTTGTCGTCGCGCGGGATGAGCAGAACCGAGAAGCCTTTTTCTGTGCGGCACGCTGTTACGAAGTAGTCGGCCCACATACCGTTCGTGATCCATTTTCTGAACTAGTTAGCACATAGCTGTTGCAGAGGAAGTGAAGGGGCGTACTTGGTTCCGTTGACAATGTAGTGTTTCCCATCTGGAGTCTTCTCGGCTGTCGTCCGCAGGCCGGCGACATCACTACCGGCGAACGCCTCTGTGACAGCGAGAcacatcttcttcttgcccgAGAGAACCTCTTCTGTGATCCTTTGTCGGAGCGGCTCATTCCGCAGCCAGTTCTGCACGGCCGTCAAACTAATCACCATGCCGGCCATATTTCCATCCTGGAAACCTGCCCAGAGTCAGCAAGAAACAACAAAATAACAAATACGTAAACAGGCCTACCTCTGGCATTAACCCTGACCATCTCCTGCGCGATAATCAAATCATGCAGGTAATCAAACTCCttcccatcaacaacaccacccaaCAACTTCCGCCCATGGAGATGCTTCCCAGGCCCCAACCTCATAGCCAGCACATTACTCTCCGCCATCTTATCAATAAGCTCCTGGCTGATATACGACCCATCGCGCTCCTTCTCCTGCGCCTCAGCCGTAACATGCAGCGACGTAAACTCCCTAATCGCCTTCTGCAGCCGGCGATGGCTCTCCTTATAATACGGGCTCTTGAACCCAGGGCGCAGCCATAATGGCTCGGCGTAGGGCACTGGGCTCAGCGAGGTAGCCGTCGGCTCGATGACTTCCGGTGTCTCGTCGGCGATTGTCCCGATGCAGAGCTGCGAGCGGTACTTTGTGAGCACGTCCTGCCGGTGCAGGTTGTAGAAGTCGGTTGTTGCGTCTTTTCCGGCGATTTGGGCCAGCACGACGCTGCCGCCTGGGTgggcgtcgaggaagtcggtGAGGTCGTAGACGCGGTGGTCGATGATGCACCAGAGGGAGTCCTCAGTTGTGTGCTGGGCGACTTCGGCGCGGGTGAATGTCTTGGACATGGTGTGGGATATCGTGTCTTATCGTGGATGCAGAGGTTCAGGttgggagaggaagagaaccGGAGTGCGAcagggagaggaagggcGACAAGAAAAGAGCGTTGCACAGGGATTCACAGACACGGCTCGACGTCGCAGTGCCTAGGTAAGACTCGCGCAGTTAACCGGACTTTATTCGGTTGAGTTTCGTCGCTGCCAAATGTACCCCAGATTTAAATTAAGCGGCCAATCAGCAGCTGTGAATTAAATATCTCTCAGCGGGGAGCCGAGGCTATTTCCGCTTTGGGAAGCTAGTGAGGTCATGCCGTTGATCGGCTCTATAAACATAAATCTGCTGGCATTGATAAACGGGCGATATCTGGATTTTACTACGAGATTAACGTATGTGATGAGTATGAATATGCACAGGGGGTCTTGAATATAGGTATCAAAGGGCAACATTCAGGAAAGCTGGGTGGATAAAGTGGCATAACCGAAATACTGCCCCATCACTAATCAGACAACCTCGGCTCTCAACGCCAGCATTAAAGTTGGTATTCATTTGATCGTGATACTCTCGCGCTGATCAACATGCAGACTCTGCACCCCCCACAATCCAGTCTACTACCCCTGACTTGAGCTCGCACGGCGCAACTGTCACTCCCGTTTGGCCGGGTAGCTTCTGGGGACCCCGGAACGACGAAAACCGCCTGCTCACCCATACCAACTCTTAAGAAAGCAGAATGTTAGAAGTACATGCCATACCGGCTCTGCATCGCGAACAATATCAGATATTCTATCACGTCACGTAGCCAGAAATTACTACTACCCACGAGGTTGACTATTTAACCTCCAACCGCAACGCATCATACTGCACATACACACTCGCCGGCAACACCGCCGTCTCCGTATCCGTCGCATTATACGGAAGATGCAGCGTCAACAAATTCTCCCCAACCTTCAACCACTCAACCGGGAACTCCAGTCGCGAGCGCACCTGGTAACAACTAACAGCCGAGCGCACAATACAGCTACTCGACTGGTTAAACCCGATGAGCATCGTCAGCGGTTCCTCGTGGTCATTAATGTAGCTCTCCAGCGGGAGATTCGCGTATGGCTCTGATGCGTTATAAACATCGGTGTTTCCCGACGCGGCTTTGGCCCCGGCGAGCTGGATCGTCAGCGTTGCTGTTTTGCGCGCATGCAGTTGCTTTGCTGTCAAGGGGAATCGGATCTTCCAATCATGCGTGGTGTTGTATTCCGCGACGGGGTTATCGGCCGTTGGACCGAAGACGGACCAGTGCACGGTGTTGAAGTCGAGCGCTGGATCGCTTTCCCCGATCGTGTAGTCGATTCCGTCGGGGAAGTCGGAGGTCCAGTCGTATGCGCCCCAGTAGATTAAGTACTCTGGTGGCTGGAGGGGGTGTGTGCTGTCCCGGGCGAGGCCGCGCCGGAACTCGCCAGATGATTTATCGGGGGTTCCGAGGCGCCAGATTTCGGTTCCTGCGGACTCGGCGGTCCATTTCTccttgatggtgtttggTTTGCCTGCTTTGACGACGATGCCGTCCCGGGTGAAGTCGCCGAAGATGCCTTCTGCGTATATGGTGAGTCGGTATTTGCCCTCTGCTACATGGTCGATGCTGAAGTGGCCGTTCTTGTCGATCTCAGCCCAGTATTGATACGATGAAGGGACTGCAGAGTTGTCCTGGAAATACTGCCCGTCCACTG
This region of Aspergillus puulaauensis MK2 DNA, chromosome 5, nearly complete sequence genomic DNA includes:
- a CDS encoding uncharacterized protein (COG:S;~EggNog:ENOG410PWGD;~InterPro:IPR036864,IPR021858,IPR001138;~PFAM:PF00172,PF11951;~go_function: GO:0000981 - DNA-binding transcription factor activity, RNA polymerase II-specific [Evidence IEA];~go_function: GO:0008270 - zinc ion binding [Evidence IEA];~go_process: GO:0006355 - regulation of transcription, DNA-templated [Evidence IEA]) — encoded protein: MPRAGPACMTCREKCRKCDRGRPSCQRCISKGLVCRGYPDQFRFCGIASRGKWKDARIPAADKDIPSQAQESPNSGEEQLHTIISAGSTPPMPEPRRSKRLTIDAMLVDSAPVEEDITTLLKSSQTKTLIHHYDNFICCHQLAEIGDEKDNPYRAYIMPLAKKQIGLLYAVLGFSAVHLGRLTEDTTLHETTAVEYRMKAIRALGEQIYKSQTTSLPEEEQDAIFATIQILLLHDIAETGISEHGVHITGAMSVCKSILAAEGFNGRRQRAVFFIGNLAWLDIIRAFSGTRRLCFTQDIREMVASASGDRFELVNGCPREIFLVIGRVLDKAKEYKNGWTTDDDFRSALLLANRELYSWNPRDKTYPSADPRWRKVAVAFQFACILHVHRLLDPLRPARSPEIQEAVAKILDSTADIPADCSLIELLILPLFMAGADSLSPHSQYYVLARYREIERRSEMRNPVPTDLLKQLWAARSEQAPGHEENISWRDFTCFPQLTRQHDFLII
- a CDS encoding acyl-CoA dehydrogenase family protein (COG:I;~EggNog:ENOG410PKJP;~InterPro:IPR006091,IPR006089,IPR001199,IPR009075, IPR037069,IPR009100,IPR036400,IPR018506,IPR036250, IPR013786;~PFAM:PF02770,PF00173,PF00441,PF02771;~go_function: GO:0003995 - acyl-CoA dehydrogenase activity [Evidence IEA];~go_function: GO:0016627 - oxidoreductase activity, acting on the CH-CH group of donors [Evidence IEA];~go_function: GO:0020037 - heme binding [Evidence IEA];~go_function: GO:0050660 - flavin adenine dinucleotide binding [Evidence IEA];~go_process: GO:0055114 - oxidation-reduction process [Evidence IEA]), with translation MSKTFTRAEVAQHTTEDSLWCIIDHRVYDLTDFLDAHPGGSVVLAQIAGKDATTDFYNLHRQDVLTKYRSQLCIGTIADETPEVIEPTATSLSPVPYAEPLWLRPGFKSPYYKESHRRLQKAIREFTSLHVTAEAQEKERDGSYISQELIDKMAESNVLAMRLGPGKHLHGRKLLGGVVDGKEFDYLHDLIIAQEMVRVNARGFQDGNMAGMVISLTAVQNWLRNEPLRQRITEEVLSGKKKMCLAVTEAFAGSDVAGLRTTAEKTPDGKHYIVNGTKKWITNGMWADYFVTACRTEKGFSVLLIPRDDNVETNQIKTSYSTTAGTAFVEFNNVKVPVENLLGDEHKGFIVVMSNFNHERFMMVCAVVRATMNVVEECMKWCNQRIVFGKRLVDQPVIRQKLARMISLTESNQAWLESIAYQMCNMTYAEQSKLLGGPIGLLKSHVTRCAGEVAEQATNIFGGRGITQSGMGRVIEMFNRTYKFDAILGGTEEILADLGVRQAFKTFPKAML
- a CDS encoding sugar O-acetyltransferase (COG:E;~EggNog:ENOG410PU8G;~InterPro:IPR024688,IPR018357,IPR011004,IPR001451;~PFAM:PF14602,PF00132,PF12464;~go_function: GO:0016407 - acetyltransferase activity [Evidence IEA];~go_function: GO:0016740 - transferase activity [Evidence IEA]); this encodes MATSKEWQKMLNGELYWAWDADLQANRERCKEACKKFNEAGPVSRRRRVELWRDIVCDTRPMPPVNPDPAADEKLFEKTDPVVDPPISVDHGLNFKVGAGSFINFDTTVLDTCLITIGERVLFGPHIRIYGATHPMDPAERRGLEGPEAGKEIHIEDDVWIGGSAIILAGVRIGRGSTVGAGSVVTKDVPPFHFVAGNPARVIRKIESSMETEQPNAASGTA
- a CDS encoding GNAT family N-acetyltransferase (COG:S;~EggNog:ENOG410PQ9C;~InterPro:IPR000182,IPR016181;~PFAM:PF13302;~go_function: GO:0008080 - N-acetyltransferase activity [Evidence IEA]) encodes the protein MSESSFCYGQPRLENDLVSLEPFNPTHHVTKFMAQKREHPELFQYVLFPDISTDEEFLEKVYKEHIATAPGECLYAIIDKTYTPEGQGQNQEQDPSANYAGTIALSNTNTDNASTEIGIVIFPSFQRTHVASNAIGLLLRYTLDPPSLRGLGIRRVEWKCHTANEASKRVALRMGFTLEGVLRWDRAFHGPFGVPVDALEKRNGTTGEARGRHTAVFSIVWDEWEEKRVRVLEQLERTK
- a CDS encoding uncharacterized protein (COG:S;~EggNog:ENOG410PJ36;~InterPro:IPR019734,IPR011990;~go_function: GO:0005515 - protein binding [Evidence IEA]), whose amino-acid sequence is MSFRLERQHTEDNKEMKLEENKHADFDFTNKNTTKKSETDSKSQHNKDNDSSQNAVQRITIPEDAAAYIAAKRKGSLEVSLAGPTKDSSKVSASASIVGEAGTVDEESPGCAHPAFELYWIKEHLLRRKKSLDGCCDEVPEYEVVRYFDCDANPKYQHVHPGTVTVQGYGIELWDYERTHGSGLRDVEKNYFYHIGELPEPGAKELIRRLNELRNEDEGRALGENLDYDEADLEEFVGDSALAIADGERSIDAMLYVCLAVLNREDTFKNLATRFTIAQEWTHLQGEGILGIMGFFWQMVITGEIARRLDRSSAPIKEQSQMDGMSLQVVASLIVYDLWIRNVDLKISDELPMPPAKDVSSEERIEAEVLLRMAEKFMADTRPDVAAESLEEAVAIDPANVEYRRRRCRALHKTAELDALIGDEEDSEMRYAELTVEAKYLTQYAPDDWQAWELLAEAQTGRGALKKGLKAYEQAQSVATSEEDKKCLGSKIVEARVALVEEFLDSVRLEDKVEQHEALRGIRDWEYDFVGGIMRFHSNVHGRQEQGLVAFAKGIEWPHVDEATQRIGSVYDCLYTGGESNLPANIHDWLYGLVLPGRFFAYNLMACLAICTPSLSLGVPPSASHGLILGDISYWPIQTGMGRVLGGISGIGSLAGWIGPCYSVTLDVETEAESDRTTRWVFVGGERVDPGLQRSGEMLESFDNDGTASYIVEIKEPAKWTTPEPPVRDTSQYNLKAVYLKPAEEGQKAEFTARMIFEVNKPTPVEVPLQATPVFVVPPPCQPSDPTGHPIHDHELGINPGESWTPDRLLDDDVFDNARTADVLVINATGKGAEVMARAVCAFRGMNAVTRICGGPCFACTLKSARSLKINTVIWCD